GCGCCCGGCCCGGACAGCCCGGCCATTCACCTCCGAGCCGACCCGTCTGAACCATGGTGGTTCGAGGCCGTGTATCAGCAGGAAGCTGGGCATGTCCGGCTGGTGGCCGACGTGTACTCCGATCAGGCTGGCGTGTACGACCTCAACCTGAGCACGCGGCGGTTCACCACACTCGTTCCATACTCCACCGAACTCTGACGATCATCCGTCCACTTGTCGGGCGCAAAATGGTCGAATGACAGCACCGGAGCTGGGAGAGGCGGCGCTCGCGGCGTTGCGGGAAGCGTTCGGGGAGTCCCTGAGTACGGCGGGCGCGGTGCTGGACGCGCACGGCCGCGACGAGAGCGGGCTGGAGTTCGCGCGGCCCGGCGCGGTGCTGTTCGCGCGGGGCGAGGAGGACGTGGTGCGGCTGCTGGCGCTGGCGCGCGAGTTCGCCTTTCCGGTGGTGCCGTTCGCGGCGGGCAGCAGCCTGGAGGGGCAGCTGATTCCGCCGCCCGGTGCGTTGAGCCTGGACCTGAGCGGCCTGACGGGCATCGTGGAGGTCTGTCCGGCCGGGTTTCTGGCGGTGGTGGAGCCGGGCGTGACGTACCCGCAGCTGAACCGGGCGTTGCGGCCGCACGGGTTGTTCTTTCCGGTGGATCCGGGGGCGGAGGCGACGCTGGGCGGCATGGCGTCCACGAACGCGAGTGGCACGGCGGCCGTGCGGTACGGCACGACGCGCGAGAACGTGCTGGCGCTGCGGGTGGCGCTGGCGGACGGGCGGGTGCTGAGCCTGGGCAGCCGGGCGCGCAAGAGCAGCGCCGGGTACGACCTGCGGCACCTGTTCCTGGGCGCGGAGGGCACGCTGGGGGTGATCACGCAGCTGACGGTGCGGCTGTGGCCGCTTCCGGCGCACCGGGCGGCGCTGCGCGGGGCGTTCCCGGACGTGACGGCGGCGGCGGACGCAGCGGCGCGGGTGATGGGCGCGGCCCTGCAACCCGAGCGGCTGGAACTGATGGACGCGCAGGGGTTGCGGGCCGTGAACCGGCACCTGGGCCGGGCGTTCCCGGAGGTGCCGACCCTGTGGGCTGAGTTGACCGGGCCGTCCGGGGCGGCGCTGGAGGAGGCGCTGTCGCTGTGCGCGGAGCTGTTCCGGGATGCGGGCGCGCGGGACGTGCAGGTGGCGCGCGGCGCGGCTGAACTGGAGGGGTTGTGGGAGGCGCGGCATCAGGCGTTCTATGCGCTCAGGGCGCTGTATCCGGGCGAGGTGTTCCTGAGCACGGACCTGTGCGTGCCGCTGCATGAGCTGGCGGGCGTGATCGCGTTCACCGGGGCGCAGCTTCAGGAGGCCGGGCTGGACGCGAGCGTGCTGGGGCACGTGGGGGACGGGAATTTTCACGTGCTGTTCCACGCCCCGGCTGGTGACACAGGCACCTGGGAGCGGATCGGGGTCACGTACGACCGGATGGTGGCCGAGACGCTGCGGGTGGGCGGCACGTGCAGCGGCGAGCATGGCGTGGGCCTGCACAAGCGGCGATTCCTGCGGGCGCAGCACGGCGAGGCGCTGGACCTGATGCGCGAGATCAAGGCGCTGCTGGACCCGCTGAACATCCTGAATCCAGGGAAGGTGCTGCCGGACGAACGCTGAACACCCGGTCGTCCCTGAAAAAGCGGTGCGGGGCGGGATTGGTGGGGCGGGGCTGCGCTAGCCTCGGGGCACGATGACGATTCATGTGTTGCCTCCTCACGTTGCGCGTCTGATCGCGGCGGGTGAGGTGGTGTCGCGGCCGCTGGACGTGGTGCGGGAACTGGTGGAGAACGCGCTGGACGCCGGGGCGACCCGCCTTGAGGTCGAGGTGGAGGGCGGGGGGTTGCGGCTGGTGCGGGTGCGGGACAACGGGTCGGGCATTCCGGCAGGCTCGGCGGGGCTGGCGGCGCGGCGGCACGCGACGAGCAAGCTGGCGCCGGACGCGGCGTCGGTGGACGCGGTGACGACGCTGGGCTTCCGGGGCGAGGCGCTGTGGGCGGCGGCGCAGGCGGGCGAGGTGCATCTGGTGACGCGTCCGGCGGCGCAGGTGGGCGCGTGCGAGGTGCTGGCCTGCGGGGACGAGGTGCTGGTGTCGCGCACGTCCGCTCCGGCGGGCACGACGGTGTCGGTGCGTGGTCTGTTCGCGGGGCTTCCGGCGCGGCTGCGGACGCAGGTTCCGGCGGCCTCGGAGGTGCGGGAGATCACGGCGCTGCTGGGCCGGTACGTGCTGCATCATCCGGGCCTGTACTGGCGGCTGTCGGTGGACGGCGAGGTGCGCCTGACGCACGCGCCGGGCGATCACCGGGGCGCGGTGGCGAGCGTCTACGGGCCGCTCAGCGCGAACCGGGTGCTGACCGTCATGGCCGACGGCGTGCGGGGCGTGGTGTCCCGCCCGGAGCTGACGCGCGCGCGGCGCGACCGGATGCATTTCAGCGTGAACGGGCGGCCCGTGCTGGCCCCGCCGGAACTGGAACGCGCCGTGATCGAGGGCTTCGCGGAGTTGCTCCCGGCGGGCGCGGCGCCGCTGTGCGTGCTGGACCTGACGGTCGCGCCGGAGGATCACAATCCGAACGTGCATCCGGCCAAGCAGGTGGTGGCGCTGGCGGACCTGCCAGGCGTGGCGGCGCGGGTGCGTGCGGCGGTCGCGACGGCGCTGGCCGCACATCCGCTGGCGCGGGCGGTTCCGGCCCTGACGGCCGCGCCGGAACCTGCCGTGACCGCGAACGAGTCCTTCCCGGCGCTGAGTCTGCTGGGCGTGTACCAGGAACTGTACCTGCTGGCGCAGGGCGAGGGTGACCTGTGGATCGTGGACGCGCACGCCGCGCACGAACGCGCCCTGTTCGAGCACCTGACCCGCACCCTGGCCGGGCCGCCCACTGAACTGCCCGAGCCGGAACTGCTGCACCTGACACCCGAGCAGACCGCCCGCCTGCACGAACGCGCCCCGGAGTTACAGGGCTGGGGCCTGACCATCGAGGATTTCGGGGCGGGACTGGCGCGGCTGCGGACCGTGCCGGCCACGCTGGCGGCGCTGGGCGTGCCGCGCCTGCACGAGCAGATCGTGGAGGCCGCGCTGGGTGACGGGCCGGACCCGCGCCGGGACGTGCTGGCGCGGCTGGCCTGCGCGCCCGCCCTGAAGGCCGGGATGCTGGATCACGCGCGGGGCGAGGGGGTGCTGCGGGCACTGGCGGCCTGCGAGCACCCGTGGGCCTGCCCGCACGGCCGCCCGACCGCGCTGCGCCTGAGTGAGCGTGATCTGGCGCACTCGTTCGGGCGGCGCGGCGTGCGGGACGTGCCGCGCGGGCGGGACGCGGCGCCCGGCGTGAGCCGCTGACCGGGGGACCGCTGACCGGAGGGGCGCGGCGCCGGGTGTGGCCGGGTGTAGCGGCTGCGGGCTACGTTCCGTCCGGGCGGGTGTCGTGGCGGTCGGCGCCCAGGGTGGCGTACACGCTGCGGCCCAGGTACAGGGCGGGCGGGGCGGCGAGCAGGCCGCGCGCGTCGAAGGCGTCCGGGTCGAAGCGGACCTGCTGCACGTGCCCGACGATCAGGTCGTGATCCCCGACCGGGATGACCTGCGTGACCCGGCAGGTGTAGTGCAGGTACGCGCCGCTCAGCGCCAGCGGCTGCTCGCCCAGGGTGGGCAGGTTCAGCAGGGCGTGCTTGTCGGTGCCGTCGTGGGCGCTGTGCAGGCCGCTGCCGTGGATGGCGTCCGCGCGGGCCAGCGGCAGGAAGTTCACGCCGAACGCCCCGGACGCGCGGATCAGCGGGTACGTGGCGCGCTCGCGGCCCAGCGACACGCCGTACAGGGGGGGCGTCTCGCTCAGGGCGGTGTGCCAGCCGGCCGCCATGACGTTGCGCGTTCCGGCGTGCGCGGCCGTGACGAGCGCGACCGTGCCGGGGTAGTACCCGAAGAGGCGGGTGGTGGTCTGCGTCAGCCGCGTGGCGGGGGCCGGGTGATCGGTCAGGGACGGGTGGGAGTGCGGGGACATGCCCTCGCAGCATAGGTCCTGGCAGCCGAGGGGGCGGGCGGCGGGACGTGCGGGAAGGCAGGAACACCTCGCCGCCTCGTATGCTGTGCGGCATGTCTGTCGTGACCCGTATTGCTCCCAGCCCGACCGGTGACCCGCACGTGGGGACCGCGTACATCGGGCTGTTCAACCACACCCTGGCCCGCCAGTCGGGCGGGAAGTTCATCCTGCGCGTCGAGGACACCGACCGTAACCGTTACGTGCCGGACAGTGAGAAGCGCATCTTCCAGATGATGGCGTGGCTGGGCCTGACGCCGGACGAGTCGCCGCTTCAGGGCGGCCCGAACGGCCCGTACCGTCAGTCCGAGCGTTTCGACCTGTACGGCGATTACGCCCGCCAGCTCGTGGCGGGCGGGCACGCCTACTACGCCTTCGAGACGGCCGATGAGCTCACGGCGCTGCGCGAGGCGGCGCAGGCCGAGGGCCGCGTGATCGCCGTGCCCAGCCGTGACCTGGACCCGGCGGCGGCGCAGGCGCGGGTGGAGGCGGGCGAGGCGGCCGTGATCCGCCTGAAGGTGCCGCGTGAGGGCGAGACGGTCGTGAACGACCTGCTGCGCGACCCGATTCACTTCCAGAACCGCGAGATCGACGACAAGGTGCTTCTCAAGGCCGACGGGTTCCCCACCTACCACCTGGCGAACGTGGTGGACGACCGCCTGATGGGTGTCACGCACGTCGTCCGGGCCGAGGAGTGGATCACCAGCACGCCCATTCACGTTCTGCTGTACCGCGCCTTCGGGTGGCCTGAGCCGGTGTTCGCGCACATGCCGCTGCTACGCAACTCGGACAAGTCCAAGATCAGCAAGCGCAAGAACCCCACGAGCGTGGAGTGGTACCAGGGGCAGGGCTTCCTGCCCGAGGCGATGCTGAACTTCCTGGCGACGATGGGCTGGACGCACCCGGACGGCCTGGAAGTGTTCGATCTGGCCGAGTTCGAGCGGGTGTTCCGCCTCTCTGACGTGACGCTGGGCGGCCCGGTGTTCGATCAGGCGAAGCTGCGCTGGTACAACGGCAAGTACCTGCGCGAGGTGCTGGGCACAGACGAGGTCGCCCGGCGCCTGCACGCCTTCCTGGCCGATCAGAAGGTGGATCTGCCGAACGACGACTACTTCCGCTCGGTGGTGCGCCTGATGACGCCGCGCATCGAGGTATTCAGCGAGTTCATGGAGAAGACGCCCTACTTCTGGTCCGAGGAGTACCCCGTGACCGAGAAGGCGCAGGCCGCCATCGACGGCGCGCGGGAGCTGCTGCCCGAGCTGGCCGCCACGCTGAAGAACGTACCGACCTTCGACGCGGCGTCCATCAAGGCGGCCTTCGCGGCGTTCGCCG
This Deinococcus seoulensis DNA region includes the following protein-coding sequences:
- a CDS encoding flavin reductase family protein, giving the protein MSPHSHPSLTDHPAPATRLTQTTTRLFGYYPGTVALVTAAHAGTRNVMAAGWHTALSETPPLYGVSLGRERATYPLIRASGAFGVNFLPLARADAIHGSGLHSAHDGTDKHALLNLPTLGEQPLALSGAYLHYTCRVTQVIPVGDHDLIVGHVQQVRFDPDAFDARGLLAAPPALYLGRSVYATLGADRHDTRPDGT
- a CDS encoding FAD-binding oxidoreductase is translated as MTAPELGEAALAALREAFGESLSTAGAVLDAHGRDESGLEFARPGAVLFARGEEDVVRLLALAREFAFPVVPFAAGSSLEGQLIPPPGALSLDLSGLTGIVEVCPAGFLAVVEPGVTYPQLNRALRPHGLFFPVDPGAEATLGGMASTNASGTAAVRYGTTRENVLALRVALADGRVLSLGSRARKSSAGYDLRHLFLGAEGTLGVITQLTVRLWPLPAHRAALRGAFPDVTAAADAAARVMGAALQPERLELMDAQGLRAVNRHLGRAFPEVPTLWAELTGPSGAALEEALSLCAELFRDAGARDVQVARGAAELEGLWEARHQAFYALRALYPGEVFLSTDLCVPLHELAGVIAFTGAQLQEAGLDASVLGHVGDGNFHVLFHAPAGDTGTWERIGVTYDRMVAETLRVGGTCSGEHGVGLHKRRFLRAQHGEALDLMREIKALLDPLNILNPGKVLPDER
- the gltX gene encoding glutamate--tRNA ligase, whose protein sequence is MSVVTRIAPSPTGDPHVGTAYIGLFNHTLARQSGGKFILRVEDTDRNRYVPDSEKRIFQMMAWLGLTPDESPLQGGPNGPYRQSERFDLYGDYARQLVAGGHAYYAFETADELTALREAAQAEGRVIAVPSRDLDPAAAQARVEAGEAAVIRLKVPREGETVVNDLLRDPIHFQNREIDDKVLLKADGFPTYHLANVVDDRLMGVTHVVRAEEWITSTPIHVLLYRAFGWPEPVFAHMPLLRNSDKSKISKRKNPTSVEWYQGQGFLPEAMLNFLATMGWTHPDGLEVFDLAEFERVFRLSDVTLGGPVFDQAKLRWYNGKYLREVLGTDEVARRLHAFLADQKVDLPNDDYFRSVVRLMTPRIEVFSEFMEKTPYFWSEEYPVTEKAQAAIDGARELLPELAATLKNVPTFDAASIKAAFAAFAEGRGLKLGKVMPPVRAAVAGTMESPDLPDLLATLGRERVVARIARLGA
- the mutL gene encoding DNA mismatch repair endonuclease MutL; amino-acid sequence: MTIHVLPPHVARLIAAGEVVSRPLDVVRELVENALDAGATRLEVEVEGGGLRLVRVRDNGSGIPAGSAGLAARRHATSKLAPDAASVDAVTTLGFRGEALWAAAQAGEVHLVTRPAAQVGACEVLACGDEVLVSRTSAPAGTTVSVRGLFAGLPARLRTQVPAASEVREITALLGRYVLHHPGLYWRLSVDGEVRLTHAPGDHRGAVASVYGPLSANRVLTVMADGVRGVVSRPELTRARRDRMHFSVNGRPVLAPPELERAVIEGFAELLPAGAAPLCVLDLTVAPEDHNPNVHPAKQVVALADLPGVAARVRAAVATALAAHPLARAVPALTAAPEPAVTANESFPALSLLGVYQELYLLAQGEGDLWIVDAHAAHERALFEHLTRTLAGPPTELPEPELLHLTPEQTARLHERAPELQGWGLTIEDFGAGLARLRTVPATLAALGVPRLHEQIVEAALGDGPDPRRDVLARLACAPALKAGMLDHARGEGVLRALAACEHPWACPHGRPTALRLSERDLAHSFGRRGVRDVPRGRDAAPGVSR